From the Zonotrichia albicollis isolate bZonAlb1 chromosome Z, bZonAlb1.hap1, whole genome shotgun sequence genome, one window contains:
- the RIC1 gene encoding guanine nucleotide exchange factor subunit RIC1 isoform X4, which yields MYFLSGWPKRLLCPLESLERPLHIQTDPQRAFFAVLFPSQLSIWYCRPSVLIVSYKELSKAASQFGPYKQAEWRPDSTMIAVSTANGYILFFEIPSARDKYLYEPIYPKGSPHLKGTPHYKEEQCAPSLNLEMKKVLDLQASITSLQSMLEDLLVATADGFLHLIHWDGMTNGRKAINLCTVPFSVDLQSSRAGSLMGFEDVYIRDMEYCATLDGFAVVFNDGRVGFITPMSSRFTAEQLHGVWAQDVVDGTCVAVNNKYRLMAFGCANGSVQVYTIDTTTGAMQFSHKLELTPKQYPDIWNKTGPVKLIRWSPDSCVVMVTWECGGLSLWSVFGAQLICTLGGDFAYQSDGAKKDPLKIRSMTWGSEGYHLWVIDGSSSSNMKPERNANNEAQHFGILQFQFIKSALTVNPCMSNQEQVLLQGEDRLYLNCGDAAQTQSPRNTLAHSEHNHTRERGPFSDGSLDSQGLSTLLGHRHWHVVQIHSTYLESNWPIRFSAIDKLGQNVAVVGKFGFAHYSLLTKKWKLFGNITQEQTMMVTGGLAWWNDFIVLACYNLNDHQEELRIYLRTSNLDNAFAHITKVQANTLLLSVFRDIVILFRADCSICLYSIERRSEGLNPTASIQILQEVSMSRYIPHPFLVVSVTLTSVRTETGITLKMPQQACEAESIMLNLAGQLIMLQRDRSGPQIRDKDNNPNQRKHLPFCAPVVLAQSVENVWTTCRINKQKRHLLEALWLSCGGAGMKVWLPLFPRDHRKPHSFLSRRIMLPFHINIYPLAVLFEDALVLGAVNDTVLYDCLYTQTSAREHLEVLFPFSIVERTSQIYLHHILRQLLVRNLGEQALLLAHSCATLPYFPHVLELMLHEVLEEEATSREPIPDPLLPTVAKFITEFPLFLQTVVHCARKTEYALWNYLFAAVGNPKDLFEECLMAQDLDTAASYLIILQNMEVPAVSRQHATLLFNTALEQGKWDLCRHMIRFLKAIGSGETETPPATPTTQEPSSSSGFEFFRHRSISLSQSAENLHSKFNLTKTLSMPSGPSGKRWSKDSDCAENMYIDMMLWRHARRLLEEIKLKDLGCFAAQLGFELIGWLCKERARAARVEDFVCALKKLHKDFLWPFPVIPASSINSPFKNGKYKTAVGEQLLKSQSTDTFVNMEMDTGISNTPRSRSWLGTISSSQREIDTVSSHGPHMQDAFLSPLLSKVSFFPYVSECF from the exons ccaAGTGTATTAATCGTAAGCTACAAGGAACTTTCAAAAGCAGCTTCTCAGTTTGGACCTTACAAACAAGCAGAATGGCGGCCTGACAGCACAATGATAGCTGTTTCG ACTGCAAATGGATACATCTTATTTTTTGAAATCCCATCAGCAAGAGACAAGTATCTTTATGAACCAATATATCCTAA AGGAAGTCCTCATCTGAAGGGGACCCCACATTATAAGGAAGAACAATGTGCTCCTTCATTAAATCTAGAAATGAAGAAAGTGCTGGACTTGCAAGCCTCTATCACAAG TTTGCAGTCCATGTTAGAAGATCTACTTGTGGCTACTGCTGATGGATTTCTCCATCTCATTCACTGGGATGGGATGACCAATGGGAGGAAGGCCATCAACCTATGTACAGTTCCATTTTCTGTAGATCTGCAGTCTTCTCGAG CAGGTTCACTTATGGGATTTGAAGATGTTTACATCAGAGATATGGAATACTGTGCCACGCTTGAtggctttgctgttgtttttaatgATGGCAGAGTTGGTTTCATTACACCGATGTCAAGTAGATTCACTGCTGAG CAACTCCATGGTGTTTGGGCACAAGATGTAGTTGATGGAACTTGTGTGGCAGTGAATAACAAATACAGGCTAATGGCATTTGGATGTGCCAA TGGCTCTGTGCAGGTTTATACAATAGATACCACCACTGGCGCCATGCAGTTTTCTCATAAATTGGAACTGACACCAAAACAATATCCTG ATATTTGGAATAAAACAGGACCCGTTAAACTAATCAGATGGTCACCTGATAGCTGTGTTGTGATGGTGACTTGGGAATGTGGAGGTTTGTCCTTATGGAGTGTTTTTGGTGCTCAGCTTATCTGTACTTTAGGAGGCGATTTTGC GTATCAATCTGATGGTGCCAAAAAGGACCCTCTAAAAATCCGTTCCATG ACCTGGGGATCAGAAGGGTATCATCTCTGGGTTATTGATGGGAGTTCTTCTTCAAACATGAAACctgaaagaaatgcaaataaTGAAGCTCAGCATTTTGGTATTCTGCAGTTTCAGTTCATCAAGAGTGCACTCACTGTTAATCCTTGTATG AGTAACCAGGAGCAAGTCCTCCTTCAAGGAGAAGATCGCTTATATTTGAACTGTGGAGATGCAGCACAGACTCAGAGTCCCAGAAATACTTTGGCACACTCTGAACATAACCACACCAGGGAAAGAGGCCCTTTTTCAGATGGCAGTTTAGATTCTCAGGGTTTAAGCACTTTACTAGGACACCGGCATTGGCATGTTGTACAG attCACAGTACATATCTAGAGAGCAACTGGCCTATAAGG tTTTCAGCTATTGACAAGCTTGGACAGAATGTAGCTGTTGTTGGCAAGTTTGGTTTTGCACATTATTCTTTACTCACCAAAAAATGGAAGCTGTTTGGAAACATTACCCAG gagCAAACTATGATGGTAACAGGTGGCTTAGCATGGTGGAATGACTTCATTGTTCTTGCATGTTATAATTTAAATGATCACCAGGAAGAG CTAAGAATCTACCTGCGAACGTCTAACCTTGACAACGCGTTTGCTCATATCACCAAAGTGCAGGCAAACACATTACTACTGAGTGTCTTCCGGGACATTGTGATATTGTTCAGAGCAGATTGTTCCATTTGCCTTTACAGTATTGAGAGAAGGTCTGAGGG TCTTAATCCTACTGCCAGTATCCAAATTCTTCAAGAAGTATCCATGTCTCGGTACATTCCTCATCCTTTTCTTGTAGTATCTGTTACGTTGACATCAGTGAGAACAGAGACTGGCATCACCTTGAAGATGCCTCAGCAG GCTTGTGAAGCTGAAAGTATTATGCTTAACTTAGCAGGACAACTTATCATGTTGCAAAGGGATCGATCTGGACCCCAGATACGAGATAAAGATAACAATCCTAATCAAAGAAAGCAT cTGCCTTTTTGTGCTCCAGTTGTCCTAGCCCAGTCTGTTGAAAATGTATGGACTACTTGCAGGATTAATAAACAGAAACGCCACTTACTGGAGGCTCTGTGGCTCAGCTGTGGTGGGGCAGGTATGAAAGTCTGGCTTCCCCTGTTTCCCAGAGATCATCGAAAACCGCATTCCTTTCTGTCAAGACGGATCATGCTGCCTTTCCACATCAACATATACCCATTGGCTGTTTTGTTTGAAGATGCCTTGGTTCTTGGTGCTGTTAATGACACTGTGCTCTATGACTGTTTATACACTCAAACCAGTGCTAGAGAACACTTAGAGGTTCTCTTTCCGTTCTCCATTGTTGAGAGAACCTCTCAGATCTACCTCCATCACATTTTACGCCAGCTCTTGGTTAGGAACCTTGGTGAACAAGCCTTGCTTTTGGCCCACTCCTGTGCCACATTACCATACTTCCCTCATGTACTAGAACTGATGCTCCATGAAGTGCTGGAAGAAGAAGCTACCTCGCGGGAACCTATTCCCGACCCTCTCCTTCCCACTGTGGCGAAGTTCATTACAGAATTCCCCCTCTTCCTGCAGACAGTTGTTCATTGTGCTAGGAAGACAGAATATGCCCTGTGGAATTACCTTTTTGCTGCTGTTGGAAACCCGAAGGACTTATTTGAAGAGTGCTTAATGGCCCAGGACTTGGACACAGCTGCCTCTTACCTTATTATCCTACAG AATATGGAAGTACCAGCAGTTAGCAGACAACACGCTACTCTCCTGTTTAATACTGCCTTAGAGCAGGGAAAGTGGGATCTCTGTCGTCATATGATTAGATTTCTTAAAGCCATTGGCTCTGGAGAAACAGAAACACCCCCAGCTACACCAACAACTCAG GAACCTAGTTCAAGTAGTGGTTTTGAATTCTTCAGGCATCGCAGCATTAGTTTATCCCAATCAGCGGAGAATCTCCATAGCAAATTTAATCTGACAAAAACACTGAGTATGCCCTCTGGCCCATCTGGAAAAAG GTGGAGTAAAGACAGTGACTGTGCTGAGAACATGTACATTGACATGATGCTCTGGCGGCATGCTCGGCGTCTGCTGGAGGAAATCAAGCTGAAAGACCTTGGCTGCTTTGCTGCACAGCTGGGCTTTGAGCTGATCGGCTGGTTGTGCAAGGAGCGAGCCAGAGCTGCCCGTGTGGAGGATTTTGTGTGTGCTTTGAAAAAGCTACACAAGGATTTCCTCTGGCCATTTCCAGTTATACCAGCTTCATCCATTAATTCACCTTTCAAGAATGGAAAGTACAAGACAG CTGTGGGGGAACAACTACTAAAATCTCAGTCTACAGACACCTTTGTAAACATGGAAATGGACACAGGTATTTCAAACACACCTCGCAGTCGTAGCTGGCTTGGTACTATCAGCTCTTCTCAGAGAGAAATTGATACTGTTTCATCCCATGGACCACACATGCAAGATGCATTCCTTTCTCCTTTGCTAAGTAAAG tttcttttttcccttatgTTTCTGAGTGTTTTTGA